Part of the Nitrosophilus alvini genome, CTTTTTAATGTGCACAATTATCTTAAGAAAAAAGGAGTCAGACAAAATTTCGAACTGACATTTTTTGCTCCTATGGAAAAACCCGGAGCCAGAATGGGGCCGCAGGCACTGAAAATGATGGATCTTTTCTTCAAAAAATTGGATATTAAAAAACATTTCGGCAAAAAAATAAAAAGATTTGAAAAAGATGGAATTATCTTTGAAGATGAAAGCAGACTGGAGAGTGATTTTACTATGTTTATACCGGCAAATGCGGGACACTCTGTATTTAAAAACTCTGATCTTCCCTTAACGGAAGCCGGATTTATAAAAGTTAATGATTACTGTGAAGTTGAGGCATTAGAAAACGTGTATGCAATAGGAGACAGTGCAAACATAGAAGGGCCGGACTGGAGGGCAAAACAGGGGCATATTGCTGAAGTTATGGCAAGAAACACTGCAAATAATATTGCGTTGAAAGAGGGTATGAAAACAGGCAAACCAAAAGGGTATAAAGAGCATCTGAATATTCTTTGCGTTATGGATAGCGGTGACGGTGCCGCATTCGTATACAGAGACGATAAAAGAGGTATGATGATTCCGATGCCGCTGATAGGTCACTGGCTCAAAAAAGGATGGGGTTGGTACTTTAAAAATTCAAAACTTGGAAAAATTCCTAGATTGCCGGGGTTGTAGGAGTTTTTATCTTTTTTTAAAACAGACGTACTATAATGAATTTAGTGGGAAAAATTTGATTAAAGGAGTTCATATGACAAAACTTGACCAGTCCATTTTGGAGAGAATAGAAGCGGCGATATCACTAGATAAAGAGAAACCGGGACTAGGAAATGTGGATATTCACAAAGCTCAGGAGCTTTTAACCGAAGTGGGTGCTGTTTTTTTGGATGTAAGGCCTCCATCTAAAGTTACGGGAGAGAATGCACAAGAAGCGAATGTACCTAATGCTTTTTATACTCCTTTTACCGAATTTACTGAATATCTGGATGTTTTACCAAAAGATAAGACTACTCCGATTGTCACTGCTTGTCTAAAGGGATGGTTTGCAAACAGGATAGCCGGTTATCTGGAAGTTTTAGGATATGAGAATGTTTATGTTCTCGATACTGATATAGAAGATTTTATTGAAATATACAAAGCGGCAAAATAGATTTTCATATATCAGAAAAGTGAGGCAATCACCGGCAGAGAAGAGGAAAACTGTCGGTAGATTGTTCTTCTGTGGTAAAACTTCACTCTCCTGGCTTAAAGGAAACTGTTGAGAGCTGACATGGTTTGATTTTACCGTATATCAATTATCAAACTGAAAGTTTATTTTTGTTAGAATTCCCAAATTAATTTAATAGCAGCAGGATTTTTGGCATGACAAAATATATCTTTGTAACGGGCGGCGTTCTCAGCTCTTTGGGGAAAGGTATCTCAAGCGCAAGTATAGGTACTCTTTTAAAACACTCTGGACTCGGCGTAAGTATATTGAAAATAGATCCGTATATAAACGTTGACCCCGGTACCATGAGTCCGCTTGAACACGGTGAGGTTTTCGTAACTGCTGACGGGGCTGAGACTGATCTTGATATAGGCCATTATGAAAGATTTCTCAATGTCAAACTCTCCAGAAAAAACAATTTTACAACCGGACAGGTTTATATGTCCGTTATAAAAAGAGAGAGGCAGGGTGATTATCTTGGAAAAACGATACAGGTAGTACCTCATATAGTCGATGAGATAAAAAATCGGATAAAAAAAGCGGGGAAAGGGCACGATATTCTTATCGTCGAGCTTGGAGGAACGGTTGGCGATATAGAAGGACTTCCGTTTCTGGAAGCTATCAGGGAACTGACTCACGAGCTGGGTACACACAAAGTACTCAATATCCATGTAACACTGGTTCCATACATCAAGGCAGCGGGTGAGCTCAAAACAAAACCCACACAGCACAGTGTTCAGGAGCTCAGACGTATCGGTATAACTCCGGATATGATAATCGCCAGATGTGAAAAGCCTCTTCCAAAAGATGTAAGAGAAAAGATAGCCAGAAGCTGCGGTATAGATATTCACGGTGTTATTGAAGCAAAAGATGCGGAAACCATATATAAAGTCCCCCTCAATTTTCTGCGGGAAAATGTGCTTGTACCAATCTCAAAACAGTTTAGACTCGGTGATCTGAAGCCTGATATGGATGCATGGGATATGCTTGTCAAAAAGATAATAGCACCGAAAGAGGAGACTACTATCGCATTTGTCGGAAAGTATCTCGGGCTCAAAGAGTCGTATAAATCCCTGACAGAAGCCCTTATTCATGCCGGGGCAAACCTTGATACTAAAGTGAATATCAAATGGGTTGACAGTGAACTTCTGGAAGCGGAAGGCCCTGAGGAGCTTTTAAAAGATGTAAAGGGCGTCCTTGTAGCAGGAGGTTTCGGAGAAAGAGGCGTTGAAGGTAAAATTGAGGCTATCAAATATGCCAGAATCAATAAAATACCTTATTTGGGTATATGCCTCGGTATGCAGCTCTCCATTATAGAGTTTGCCAGAAATGTTTTGGGTATAAAAGATGCGAACTCTATGGAGTTTGATAAAGAGACAAAACATCCTTTCATATATCTGATAGACGAGTTTATCGATCAGCTTGGTAATAAGCAGATAAGAACACACAAAAGTCCTATGGGCGGTACTATGCGTCTGGGAGAGTATCCTTGTGAAGTGAAAGAGGGCACGAAGCTCTGGGAGGCTTATAAGGGCAAAAAGATAATTTACGAGAGGCACAGACACAGATATGAAGCAAATCCTGAATATAGAAAAGAGCTGGAAAGTGCCGGTATGATAGTAAGCGGTGAGTCAGATGGACTAATCGAAGCGGTTGAGATTGAAGATCACCCGTGGTTTGTCGGCGTTCAGTTTCATCCTGAGTTTACATCTCATCTGCAAAACCCAAATCCTCTTGTAACCGCCTTTATAGAGAGTACGCTAAAAAATAAAGATTTATGATAAGTCTTGATAAAAAGACTCTCTTAGAGATTCTTCAAAAGCGTTTTTCGGAAGGTTTTTTAAAACTTTCCGATATTCCCCATCCGAAGACAATGAAAAATGTTTCCAAAGCTGCATTGAGGATAGCCAAAGCTATAGAAAAGAAGGAAAAGATAGCTATAGTTGGTGACTATGATGTTGACGGCGTTGTATCCTCAGCTCTTATGTGGGATTTTTTCGCATATATAGGATATCCTGTAACAGTTAAAATACCTAACAGATTTAAAGAGGGTTACGGTGTAACAAAAGAGCTTATCGAAAATCTCGATGCTGAACTAGTAATTACGGTAGATAATGGGATAAATGCTATAGATGCGGCAGAATTTTGCAAAGAAAAAGGTATAGACCTTATTATAACGGATCACCATACTCCCGGTCCTCTGATTCCTGACGCATATGCAGTTGTAAACCCGAAGCAAGAAGGGTGTTCTTTTGCGTATAAAGAGATATGCGGAGCACAGGTAGTCTGGTTATTGATAGGTCAGATAAAGTCTGTTTTAGCTTTAGATATCGATATGAAAAGGTATCTTGATATCTTATCTTTGGCGGTAATAGCAGATGTTATGCCGCTTAGACATATCAACAGACCCATTGTGGCAGCCGGATTGAACTTTTTGTCAAAGTCCGAAAGAGAGTGTGTAAAAGCTTTGAGACTTTTTTTGGGAAAAGAGAGCTTTTCTGCCGAAGATATAGGGTACATTGTAGCACCTCTGATAAACAGTGCAGGCAGAATGGATGACGCTTCCGTCGCTCTGGATTTTTTACTTTCAAAAAGTGCTGAGGAGGCAGGTGAGAGACTCTCTTTGTTGTCTTACTTCAATTCTCAGCGAAAAAAGATAGAAACCGAAGTTTTCAATGAAGCGTCAAAAACAGTTGAAGACAAAGAGAGTGTTATCATAGCAGCGGGGAAAGAGTGGCATGAAGGGGTTGTTGGAATTGTTGCGTCAAGATTAGCGCAGAGTTTCAAAAAACCGGCCATCGTTTTGTCCCAAAACGGAGATTTATTGAAAGGGAGCGGAAGGAGCTATGCAAATATAGATCTCTTCTCAATTATTAACAGCGCAAAAGAACATTTGTTGAAATTTGGAGGACACAAAAAAGCGGCAGGCCTTTCGCTTGAAGTAAAAAACTTTCCGGATTTTAGAAATAGTATTGCAAAAGCTTCAGAAAATATTCCCTCCGAGTGGCTTATAGAAGAGAACAGTATTTTAGGTGAACTGAGTTTTAGATTTATAGACTGGGAGACAATGCAGATTTTGGATAGATTTGCACCTTACGGAGAGTCAAACCCTCTGCCTAAATTTTTTTGTTCAGATGTGGAAATTCTTGATGCGAAGCTTGTAGGCGAAGAGAAAAATCATCTGTCGCTTTATCTACAAAAAGATGGAAAGAGATTCAGAGCCATTAAATTCAGGCACAATAAACTGCCAGAAAACGAGAAAGCAGATATAATTTTTACACTCCAGAAAAACTACTATAACGGAATTAAATCAATTCATATCAATATAGATAATATAATTTAAAATTATTGCTTAAAGAACCTTTATATTGTTTAAGGTTATTTTATAGATAAACTATTATAATTTTATAATCACACCACCATTTTAAGGAGCTGTTATGAAAAAAAGGATCCAAAAAGATGCTCAGGAGATTATTGAGGAGTATCTGAAAAAAGAGGGTATATCAAGAAGGGATGCCCTGAAAATTATGGGTCTTGGAGGTGCCGCAGCATTTATGGGAGGCGGTACGACCCAGGCAGATGCGGCGACCGAGGCAAAAGCTGCAAGTAGTGCGAAAGGAAAGATAGTTATTGTAGGCGGAGGTCTTTCCGGTGTTGCAACGGCTGCAAGACTTAGCAAACAACTCGACAATCCTGATATCACCATAATAGAGCCAAATCCCAGAAGTGTATCCTATCAGCCGGGTCTTACACTGGTAGGCGGTTATGAATGGACGCCTAAAGATATACTTTATCAGACAAAAGACTTTATACCGAAAGGTGTAAAATGGGTTCAGGATAAAGTTGTTGAGTTTGACCCTGACAACAATAAGGTAAAAACCCAAAAAGGTGAGACAATCTCCTACGATTTCATGGTTATAGCGGGGGGACTTGAACTTGATTTTGGCAGAATCAAAGGGCTTGAAGAGGTAGGCACTCTATATACATTGGGACAAAATGAGAAAGCTGCACAGATATTCGGTGATAGCGGGGCGAGTTCAATCTATTTTGTGGATGGCGCCGAACTTATGAAGAAAAATATTAAAAAATTTATTGAAGATGCAAAGGCCGGCAAGAAGGTAAAAGGTATCTTTACCCATCCAAATACTCCTATAAAATGCGGCGGTGCACCTAAAAAGATAATGTTTCTTACAGATTCACAGCTGAGAAACGCAGGAGCAAGAGAGAATGCGGAGCTTACATTTTATCCGAACGGTTCAAAAATGTTTGGTGTGCCTGAATACAATGATGCAATATTTAAACTTTTTGAAGAGAAAAATCTCAAATATCAGTTTGCCCATAACCTCACTGAAGTGGATCTTAATGCCAAAATAGCCGTTTTTGATCATCATTGGAAAGAAAAAGGCGAATGGGATCCGGATCTTGAAGAGTATACAGAAGTCGTAAAACATGAAAGAGTAGAGGTTCCTTTTGATCTTCTTCATATAACTCCTCCAATGAAAGCGCCTGATCTAATAGGAAAATCTCCTGTAGGAAGCTCAAAAGGTTTTATACCTGTAACATATGAGACGTTGCAGCACAAAAAGTATAAAAATATCTTCTCTTTGGGAGATATTGCGGCTGTTCCTCTTGGAAAAACCGGCGGAAGTGCAAGAAAACAATATAAAGTTTTAGTTGAAAATCTGATTTCCGTAATGGAAGGAAA contains:
- a CDS encoding NAD(P)/FAD-dependent oxidoreductase, which produces MEKNILILGGGFAGIEAAIQLKKEGFKNITIVSDRDYMYIYPISIWIPVHDVEFKDVTIHLSELAKVHGFEWVLDEVVQIKAKEKRVVCKTREFDDFDYLIVAIGAGKVKHEGIENTLSICGKPEESLKIRDKIDELVEKGSGKIAMGFGGNPKESSAVRGGPAFEVLFNVHNYLKKKGVRQNFELTFFAPMEKPGARMGPQALKMMDLFFKKLDIKKHFGKKIKRFEKDGIIFEDESRLESDFTMFIPANAGHSVFKNSDLPLTEAGFIKVNDYCEVEALENVYAIGDSANIEGPDWRAKQGHIAEVMARNTANNIALKEGMKTGKPKGYKEHLNILCVMDSGDGAAFVYRDDKRGMMIPMPLIGHWLKKGWGWYFKNSKLGKIPRLPGL
- the recJ gene encoding single-stranded-DNA-specific exonuclease RecJ; translation: MISLDKKTLLEILQKRFSEGFLKLSDIPHPKTMKNVSKAALRIAKAIEKKEKIAIVGDYDVDGVVSSALMWDFFAYIGYPVTVKIPNRFKEGYGVTKELIENLDAELVITVDNGINAIDAAEFCKEKGIDLIITDHHTPGPLIPDAYAVVNPKQEGCSFAYKEICGAQVVWLLIGQIKSVLALDIDMKRYLDILSLAVIADVMPLRHINRPIVAAGLNFLSKSERECVKALRLFLGKESFSAEDIGYIVAPLINSAGRMDDASVALDFLLSKSAEEAGERLSLLSYFNSQRKKIETEVFNEASKTVEDKESVIIAAGKEWHEGVVGIVASRLAQSFKKPAIVLSQNGDLLKGSGRSYANIDLFSIINSAKEHLLKFGGHKKAAGLSLEVKNFPDFRNSIAKASENIPSEWLIEENSILGELSFRFIDWETMQILDRFAPYGESNPLPKFFCSDVEILDAKLVGEEKNHLSLYLQKDGKRFRAIKFRHNKLPENEKADIIFTLQKNYYNGIKSIHINIDNII
- a CDS encoding CTP synthase: MTKYIFVTGGVLSSLGKGISSASIGTLLKHSGLGVSILKIDPYINVDPGTMSPLEHGEVFVTADGAETDLDIGHYERFLNVKLSRKNNFTTGQVYMSVIKRERQGDYLGKTIQVVPHIVDEIKNRIKKAGKGHDILIVELGGTVGDIEGLPFLEAIRELTHELGTHKVLNIHVTLVPYIKAAGELKTKPTQHSVQELRRIGITPDMIIARCEKPLPKDVREKIARSCGIDIHGVIEAKDAETIYKVPLNFLRENVLVPISKQFRLGDLKPDMDAWDMLVKKIIAPKEETTIAFVGKYLGLKESYKSLTEALIHAGANLDTKVNIKWVDSELLEAEGPEELLKDVKGVLVAGGFGERGVEGKIEAIKYARINKIPYLGICLGMQLSIIEFARNVLGIKDANSMEFDKETKHPFIYLIDEFIDQLGNKQIRTHKSPMGGTMRLGEYPCEVKEGTKLWEAYKGKKIIYERHRHRYEANPEYRKELESAGMIVSGESDGLIEAVEIEDHPWFVGVQFHPEFTSHLQNPNPLVTAFIESTLKNKDL
- a CDS encoding rhodanese-like domain-containing protein; this translates as MTKLDQSILERIEAAISLDKEKPGLGNVDIHKAQELLTEVGAVFLDVRPPSKVTGENAQEANVPNAFYTPFTEFTEYLDVLPKDKTTPIVTACLKGWFANRIAGYLEVLGYENVYVLDTDIEDFIEIYKAAK
- a CDS encoding NAD(P)/FAD-dependent oxidoreductase, which translates into the protein MKKRIQKDAQEIIEEYLKKEGISRRDALKIMGLGGAAAFMGGGTTQADAATEAKAASSAKGKIVIVGGGLSGVATAARLSKQLDNPDITIIEPNPRSVSYQPGLTLVGGYEWTPKDILYQTKDFIPKGVKWVQDKVVEFDPDNNKVKTQKGETISYDFMVIAGGLELDFGRIKGLEEVGTLYTLGQNEKAAQIFGDSGASSIYFVDGAELMKKNIKKFIEDAKAGKKVKGIFTHPNTPIKCGGAPKKIMFLTDSQLRNAGARENAELTFYPNGSKMFGVPEYNDAIFKLFEEKNLKYQFAHNLTEVDLNAKIAVFDHHWKEKGEWDPDLEEYTEVVKHERVEVPFDLLHITPPMKAPDLIGKSPVGSSKGFIPVTYETLQHKKYKNIFSLGDIAAVPLGKTGGSARKQYKVLVENLISVMEGKEPTAQYNGYTVCPLITEIGKVMLAEFVWADPANGKYNGIVAPSFPLDPTKPRWIYWVLKVYLLKPMTQFGMLKGLA